A DNA window from Halomicrobium mukohataei DSM 12286 contains the following coding sequences:
- a CDS encoding metallophosphoesterase family protein has translation MRIGLLSDVHGNRPALDAVLDDLPPVDELVCVGDVVGYNPWPAECLERVRETCSVVVQGNHDRTVETPERYAHNEMARAGLERARRALDDEQREWLADRPPRTTIDGGRYRLAHSHPDPDQLGTYVRPRQFPELRPYLDDHDGIVVGHTHVQHEATVDDRLIVNPGSVGQPRDGDPRAAYAVLDTDDDSVELRRVQYDIDRVISKVEALDRPRRLGIRLLDGS, from the coding sequence ATGCGGATCGGACTGCTCTCAGACGTCCACGGGAACCGCCCGGCTCTCGACGCGGTCCTCGACGATCTGCCGCCCGTCGACGAACTGGTCTGTGTCGGCGACGTGGTCGGCTACAATCCCTGGCCCGCCGAGTGTCTCGAACGGGTCCGCGAGACGTGCTCTGTCGTCGTCCAGGGCAACCACGACCGCACCGTCGAGACTCCAGAGCGGTACGCGCACAACGAGATGGCACGGGCGGGACTCGAACGCGCCAGGCGGGCGCTCGACGACGAGCAACGCGAGTGGCTCGCCGACCGCCCGCCCCGGACGACCATCGACGGCGGACGGTACCGACTGGCCCACAGCCACCCGGACCCGGACCAGCTGGGCACCTACGTCCGCCCGCGGCAGTTCCCGGAACTGCGGCCCTACCTCGACGACCACGACGGCATCGTCGTCGGCCACACCCACGTCCAGCACGAAGCGACGGTCGACGACCGCCTGATCGTCAATCCGGGAAGCGTCGGCCAGCCACGCGACGGAGATCCGCGGGCGGCCTACGCCGTCCTCGACACCGACGACGACAGCGTCGAACTCCGCCGCGTCCAGTACGACATCGACCGAGTCATCTCGAAAGTCGAGGCGCTCGACAGGCCCCGACGACTCGGAATCCGGCTGCTCGACGGATCCTGA
- a CDS encoding GNAT family N-acetyltransferase, whose amino-acid sequence MDQTDRVCRYWDPGECEGTRHCPPRCPRFVDREGSSWVIRPAADGDHEALVDMYDDFAPGQAAQGLPPRKRSRIAGWLDGLLDEGCNFLVVGETGIVGHALYTPTDDAEPEFAVFVHQDYQGRGIGTELSKHVVAAAAVADREALTLIVDPDNRTARRLYEKLGFEVVEELPYEERGRRTAILRLRRPLDDRDGIEYQHVPIVGTRVDGRR is encoded by the coding sequence ATGGACCAGACAGACCGCGTCTGCCGGTACTGGGACCCAGGCGAGTGCGAGGGGACGCGACACTGCCCGCCGCGGTGTCCACGATTCGTCGACCGGGAGGGTTCGTCCTGGGTGATCCGCCCGGCGGCCGACGGCGACCACGAGGCCCTCGTCGACATGTACGACGACTTCGCGCCGGGACAGGCGGCACAGGGATTGCCCCCACGGAAGCGCTCGCGGATCGCCGGCTGGCTCGACGGCCTGCTCGACGAGGGGTGTAACTTCCTCGTGGTCGGGGAGACCGGCATCGTCGGCCACGCGCTGTACACGCCGACCGACGACGCCGAGCCGGAGTTCGCCGTCTTCGTCCACCAGGACTACCAGGGACGGGGCATCGGGACCGAACTGAGCAAGCACGTCGTCGCGGCGGCGGCCGTCGCAGACCGCGAGGCGCTCACGCTGATCGTCGATCCGGACAACCGCACGGCCCGCCGGCTCTACGAGAAGCTCGGCTTCGAGGTGGTCGAGGAGCTGCCCTACGAGGAACGGGGCCGCAGGACGGCGATCCTCCGGCTCCGTCGACCACTGGACGACCGGGACGGAATCGAGTACCAGCACGTCCCGATCGTGGGGACGAGAGTAGACGGTCGACGATAG
- a CDS encoding DoxX family protein: protein MATNTANPLATDFELELDGPLTSYWLALLRVITGWWFFHAGVTKLVEDGLAYSYGPMYMQEMTGTALGPIPVWMGNNLAWLIAPGVPLFETLIGLALMAGLLTRLASIGGVIFMTLFWIGNAEFGHGLVNSDLMGLLLFLTVIVLGAGRYYGLDAIVEQTKLVQRHPKLRYILG, encoded by the coding sequence ATGGCAACCAACACGGCGAACCCACTGGCGACGGACTTCGAGCTCGAGTTAGACGGGCCGCTGACGAGCTACTGGCTGGCCCTGCTGCGGGTCATCACGGGCTGGTGGTTCTTCCACGCGGGCGTGACCAAGCTCGTCGAGGACGGGCTGGCCTACAGCTACGGGCCGATGTACATGCAGGAGATGACGGGCACGGCCCTGGGGCCGATCCCGGTCTGGATGGGCAACAACCTGGCGTGGTTGATCGCGCCCGGCGTCCCGCTGTTCGAGACGCTGATCGGGCTGGCGCTGATGGCCGGCCTGCTGACGCGACTGGCGTCCATCGGCGGGGTCATCTTCATGACCCTGTTCTGGATCGGCAACGCCGAGTTCGGCCACGGCCTGGTCAACAGCGACCTGATGGGGCTGCTGTTGTTCCTGACCGTGATCGTGCTGGGCGCGGGCCGGTACTACGGCCTCGACGCCATCGTCGAGCAGACGAAACTGGTGCAACGCCACCCGAAACTGCGCTACATCCTCGGCTAA
- the mutS gene encoding DNA mismatch repair protein MutS, with product MTEATGIVGEFLSLKADSDADLLAMQCGDFYEFFDEDAEIVADELDLKVSQKSSHGASYPMAGVPVDDLTPYVSALVERGYRVAVADQHETADGHAREITRVVTPGTHLETTDDAAQYLAAVVGTGGDSSDPVAGADGSYGLAVADVTTGQFHVTQLDGPDARTRIQTELYKFDPAEVLPGPDLRGDDDFLDRLRERTDAALTVHTEESFAPGRARHRVRDHFGPETVDSVGIADDDAAICAAGAVLSYVEDTGVGTLASITRLQSYGATDHVNLDATTQRNLELTETMQGGTDGSLFDTIDHTATAAGARLLREWLQRPRRDRAELTRRQSCIAALTEAAMAREQLCETLSDAYDLERLASKAVSGSADARDLRAVAGTLSLLETVEDVIDEDDRLADSPLADALDRLDREVVADLAAELDAALVDDPPGTVRQGGLFCRGYDEELDAVIERHEDALEWLETLPDREKETTGITHLSVDRNKTDGYYIQVGKSEADDVPDRYEGIKELKNSKRFTTDELQERERAVFRLEEQRHEMEYELFGDLRERVAEDATLLQDAGRVLAELDAVASLAIHAVRNDWTRPELTDGRELDVEAGRHPVVEQTTEFVPNDLRMDGATSPPDQERASGHADADRQFLIVTGPNMSGKSTYMRQAALITLLAQVGSFVPARAATVGLVDGIYTRVGALDELAQGRSTFMVEMQELSNILHSATDDSLVILDEVGRGTATYDGISIAWAATEYLHNEVRAKTLFATHYHELTSLADHLDRVHNVHVAADESDGDVTFLRTVRDGPTDRSYGIHVADLAGVPEPVVDRSRTVLDRLREEKAIEAKGSGSSEPVQTVFDVNAGGFKRADESETATADGGTAAEASDGGLDPETEAVVEELTELDVNETPPVELLATVQQWQEQLDDG from the coding sequence ATGACAGAGGCGACGGGTATCGTCGGCGAGTTCCTCTCGCTGAAGGCGGACAGTGACGCGGATCTGCTGGCGATGCAGTGTGGCGACTTCTACGAGTTCTTCGACGAGGACGCCGAGATCGTCGCCGACGAGCTCGACCTGAAGGTGAGTCAGAAGTCCTCCCACGGCGCTTCGTACCCGATGGCGGGCGTGCCGGTCGACGACCTGACCCCCTACGTCTCCGCGCTGGTCGAGCGGGGCTACCGGGTCGCCGTCGCCGACCAGCACGAGACGGCGGACGGACACGCCCGCGAGATCACGCGCGTCGTGACGCCGGGAACCCACCTGGAGACGACCGACGACGCCGCCCAGTACCTCGCTGCCGTCGTCGGTACCGGCGGCGACTCGTCGGACCCAGTGGCGGGAGCCGACGGCAGCTACGGGCTGGCCGTGGCCGACGTGACTACCGGCCAGTTCCACGTGACCCAACTCGACGGCCCGGACGCTCGCACGCGGATTCAGACGGAGCTGTACAAGTTCGACCCCGCGGAGGTGTTGCCCGGCCCCGACCTGCGTGGCGACGACGACTTCCTCGATCGCCTGCGCGAGCGGACCGACGCGGCGCTGACGGTCCACACCGAGGAGTCGTTCGCGCCCGGACGAGCGCGCCACCGCGTTCGCGACCACTTCGGCCCCGAGACCGTCGACAGCGTCGGTATCGCCGACGACGACGCGGCCATCTGTGCCGCCGGTGCCGTCCTGTCCTACGTCGAGGACACCGGCGTCGGGACGCTGGCCTCGATCACGCGCCTGCAGTCCTACGGCGCGACCGACCACGTCAATCTGGACGCGACGACCCAGCGCAACCTCGAACTGACCGAGACGATGCAGGGCGGGACCGACGGCTCGCTGTTCGATACGATCGACCACACGGCGACGGCTGCCGGCGCACGCCTGCTCCGGGAGTGGCTCCAGCGGCCACGCAGAGATCGCGCCGAGCTGACGCGACGCCAGTCCTGTATCGCCGCGCTGACCGAGGCAGCGATGGCTCGCGAACAGCTCTGTGAGACGCTCTCGGACGCGTACGACCTCGAACGACTCGCGTCGAAGGCGGTCTCGGGCAGCGCCGACGCCCGCGACCTGCGCGCGGTCGCGGGGACGCTGTCCCTGCTGGAAACGGTCGAAGACGTGATCGACGAGGACGACCGACTGGCCGACTCGCCGCTGGCCGACGCCCTCGATCGGCTCGACCGCGAGGTCGTCGCCGACCTCGCCGCGGAACTGGACGCCGCCCTCGTCGACGACCCGCCGGGGACGGTCCGCCAGGGAGGCCTCTTCTGCCGGGGGTACGACGAGGAACTGGACGCGGTGATCGAGCGCCACGAGGACGCGCTGGAGTGGCTGGAGACGCTGCCCGACCGCGAGAAAGAGACGACCGGCATCACGCACCTCTCGGTCGACCGCAACAAGACCGACGGCTACTACATCCAGGTCGGCAAGAGCGAGGCCGACGACGTGCCCGACCGCTACGAGGGGATCAAGGAACTGAAGAACTCGAAGCGGTTCACGACCGACGAACTGCAGGAGAGAGAGCGGGCGGTGTTCCGCCTCGAAGAACAGCGCCACGAGATGGAGTACGAACTGTTCGGCGACCTGCGGGAGCGAGTCGCCGAGGACGCCACGCTCCTGCAGGACGCGGGCCGCGTGCTGGCCGAACTGGACGCGGTGGCGTCGCTGGCGATCCACGCCGTCCGCAACGACTGGACGCGTCCGGAACTCACCGACGGCCGCGAACTCGACGTGGAAGCGGGCCGGCACCCCGTCGTCGAGCAGACCACGGAGTTCGTTCCCAACGACCTCCGGATGGACGGGGCGACTTCGCCGCCGGACCAAGAGCGTGCCAGCGGGCACGCGGACGCGGATCGTCAGTTCCTGATCGTCACCGGCCCCAACATGAGCGGCAAGTCGACGTACATGCGACAGGCCGCGCTGATCACGCTGCTGGCACAGGTCGGCAGTTTCGTCCCCGCACGCGCGGCGACGGTCGGACTCGTCGACGGGATCTACACCCGCGTCGGCGCGCTGGACGAACTCGCACAGGGCCGGTCGACGTTCATGGTCGAGATGCAGGAACTCAGCAACATCCTCCACTCCGCGACCGACGACTCGCTGGTGATACTCGACGAGGTGGGCCGTGGCACCGCGACCTACGACGGCATCTCGATCGCCTGGGCGGCGACCGAGTACCTGCACAACGAGGTCCGGGCGAAGACCCTCTTTGCGACACACTACCACGAGCTGACCTCGCTCGCCGACCACCTCGACCGCGTCCACAACGTCCACGTCGCTGCCGACGAGTCCGACGGTGACGTGACCTTCCTCCGGACGGTGCGAGACGGGCCGACCGACCGCTCCTACGGGATCCACGTCGCCGACCTGGCGGGCGTCCCAGAGCCCGTCGTCGACCGCTCCCGGACGGTGCTCGATCGCCTGCGCGAAGAGAAGGCCATCGAGGCGAAAGGCAGCGGGTCGTCCGAACCCGTCCAGACCGTCTTCGACGTGAACGCGGGCGGGTTCAAACGCGCCGACGAGAGCGAGACGGCCACCGCCGACGGTGGAACGGCGGCCGAGGCGTCGGACGGGGGACTGGACCCCGAAACCGAGGCCGTCGTCGAGGAACTGACCGAACTCGACGTCAACGAGACGCCGCCGGTCGAGCTGCTGGCGACGGTCCAGCAGTGGCAAGAGCAACTGGACGACGGCTGA
- the mutL gene encoding DNA mismatch repair endonuclease MutL has translation MSEGTDTEIRRLDSATVERIAAGEVVERPASVVKELVENALDADADRVSVAVEQGGIEGIKVTDDGIGMSREAVERAVEEHTTSKISSIEDLERGVGTLGFRGEALHAIGAVSRTTITTRPRGREHQGTELVVEGGDVTAVEPAGCPAGTTIEVDDLFYNVPARRKYLKQTSTEFAHVNTVVTSYALANPDVAVTLSHDGRETFATTGQGDLEATVLSVYGRDVAQSMIEVDDGDLPDGPLESVTGLVSHPETNRASRDYLSTYVNGRYVRADAVREAIVDAYDTQLAPDRYPFAVLFCAVDPATVDVNVHPRKMEVRFADDEGVRRQVEHAVQSALLSEGLVRSSAPRGRSAAEQTEIAPESGRVDDETDATGAREEADGEQSDGDSAGEARRRDTPVSDRAADGASGASAGERGDRGQPDATTGIDVTDDDATADSAADTTSPRSRSSASSGRDEPPTSAQSTRTDDADRGRARTGRDADPERKFRGDDRQARLGGEEPGQSLDSLPALRILGQLHETYVVAEADDGLVVIDQHAADERINYERLKDAFEGETTTQALAEPVELELTAGEAAVFEDRVEALARLGFHADRTGDRTVEVRTVPGVIADAAGPELVQDVLAAFVAGEHEAADTVEAAADELLADLACYPSITGNTSLTEGSIRELLAALDDCENPYACPHGRPVVVEIDRGELEDRFERDYPGHSGRRT, from the coding sequence ATGAGCGAGGGGACAGACACCGAGATTCGACGGCTCGATTCGGCGACCGTCGAGCGCATCGCGGCGGGGGAGGTCGTCGAGCGGCCCGCAAGCGTCGTCAAGGAACTCGTCGAGAACGCGCTGGACGCCGACGCCGACCGCGTCAGCGTCGCCGTCGAGCAGGGCGGTATCGAGGGGATCAAGGTGACCGACGACGGGATCGGGATGAGTCGCGAGGCCGTCGAGCGGGCCGTCGAGGAGCACACGACGAGCAAGATCAGTTCGATCGAGGACCTGGAGCGCGGGGTCGGGACGCTCGGCTTCCGTGGCGAGGCCCTGCACGCGATCGGGGCAGTCTCTCGGACGACGATCACCACGCGCCCGCGAGGAAGGGAGCACCAGGGGACCGAACTCGTCGTCGAGGGCGGCGACGTGACCGCCGTCGAGCCGGCGGGCTGTCCCGCCGGGACGACCATCGAAGTCGACGATCTCTTCTACAACGTCCCGGCTCGCCGGAAGTACCTCAAGCAGACGAGCACGGAGTTCGCCCACGTCAACACCGTCGTCACCAGCTACGCGCTCGCGAACCCCGACGTAGCGGTGACGCTGTCACACGACGGCCGGGAGACGTTCGCGACGACGGGACAGGGCGATCTCGAAGCGACCGTCCTCTCGGTGTACGGCCGCGACGTCGCACAGTCGATGATCGAGGTGGACGACGGCGATCTGCCGGACGGACCCCTGGAGTCGGTGACCGGACTCGTGAGCCACCCCGAGACCAACCGCGCGAGCCGGGACTACCTCTCGACGTACGTCAACGGCCGCTACGTCCGGGCCGACGCGGTGCGGGAGGCGATCGTCGACGCCTACGACACTCAGCTCGCGCCCGATCGGTACCCCTTCGCGGTCCTCTTTTGTGCCGTCGATCCGGCGACCGTCGACGTGAACGTCCACCCCCGCAAGATGGAGGTCCGTTTCGCAGACGACGAGGGCGTCCGTCGACAGGTCGAGCACGCGGTCCAGTCGGCGCTGCTCTCAGAAGGGCTCGTCCGCTCCAGCGCACCGCGGGGCCGCTCGGCCGCCGAGCAGACCGAGATCGCGCCCGAATCCGGGCGGGTGGACGACGAGACAGACGCCACCGGGGCCCGCGAGGAGGCCGACGGGGAGCAGTCCGACGGCGACTCAGCTGGCGAGGCGCGTCGTCGTGACACCCCGGTTTCGGATCGAGCCGCCGACGGAGCGAGTGGCGCATCCGCCGGCGAACGTGGCGACCGCGGACAGCCCGACGCGACGACGGGGATCGACGTGACGGACGACGATGCGACGGCCGACAGCGCGGCGGACACCACCTCGCCGCGGAGTCGGTCGAGCGCGTCCAGCGGACGAGACGAGCCACCGACGAGCGCGCAGTCGACCCGGACGGACGACGCCGACCGCGGTCGTGCCCGCACCGGGCGCGACGCGGACCCAGAGCGGAAGTTCCGCGGCGACGACCGCCAGGCCCGGCTGGGCGGCGAGGAACCGGGCCAGTCGCTCGACTCGCTGCCGGCTCTGCGAATCCTCGGGCAGCTCCACGAGACCTACGTCGTCGCGGAGGCCGACGACGGACTGGTCGTGATCGACCAGCACGCGGCCGACGAGCGGATCAACTACGAACGCCTGAAAGATGCCTTCGAAGGCGAGACGACGACGCAGGCGCTGGCCGAACCGGTCGAACTCGAACTGACGGCGGGGGAGGCCGCGGTGTTCGAAGACCGCGTCGAGGCGCTCGCGCGACTGGGGTTTCACGCCGACCGAACCGGTGACCGGACCGTCGAGGTGCGGACGGTCCCCGGCGTAATCGCCGACGCCGCCGGCCCCGAACTCGTCCAGGACGTGCTGGCGGCGTTCGTCGCGGGCGAGCACGAGGCCGCCGACACGGTGGAGGCCGCCGCCGACGAGCTGCTTGCGGATCTCGCCTGTTACCCCTCGATCACGGGCAACACCTCGCTGACCGAGGGCTCGATCCGGGAGTTGCTCGCCGCGCTCGACGACTGTGAGAACCCCTACGCCTGTCCGCACGGTCGACCGGTCGTCGTCGAGATCGATCGCGGCGAACTCGAAGACCGGTTCGAACGGGACTATCCGGGCCACAGCGGCCGGCGGACCTAA
- a CDS encoding M48 family metallopeptidase, which translates to MRHVGLKARMAFVGSLLFGFYAVAAVVLMGLFGESALPLILVGSVLFVGIQYKIGKWAALRSVGAEDLPEDRFPQIHKQVEYLSTDMGIEKPRLMVARMGVPNAFAVGRKGAGTVVVSEELLQLLDADEVEGVLAHELAHIRNRDVVMMVLGQGIASIVAIAAQWIVLLTGDNDLADFFLAIVVGQIVQMIVMVFVLAISRYREYVADSDAAAEVGGEPLASALEKISRGSERAQDSAIDEQVSALCIFGEERGLLATLFASHPPVEKRIERLRN; encoded by the coding sequence ATGAGACACGTCGGACTGAAAGCCCGGATGGCGTTCGTGGGGTCGCTGCTGTTTGGCTTCTACGCGGTCGCCGCGGTAGTGCTGATGGGGCTGTTCGGCGAGAGCGCGCTCCCGCTGATCCTCGTCGGGAGCGTCCTCTTCGTCGGCATCCAGTACAAGATCGGTAAGTGGGCGGCCCTGCGCAGCGTCGGCGCGGAGGACCTGCCAGAGGACCGCTTCCCCCAGATCCACAAGCAAGTCGAGTACCTCTCGACGGACATGGGCATCGAGAAACCGCGGCTGATGGTCGCGCGGATGGGCGTGCCCAACGCCTTCGCCGTCGGCCGCAAGGGTGCCGGGACGGTCGTCGTCAGCGAGGAACTGCTCCAGCTCCTCGACGCAGACGAGGTCGAGGGCGTCCTCGCTCACGAGCTGGCTCACATCCGCAACCGCGACGTAGTGATGATGGTGCTTGGCCAGGGGATCGCCTCGATCGTCGCCATCGCCGCCCAGTGGATCGTCCTGCTGACCGGCGACAACGACCTGGCCGACTTCTTCCTGGCTATCGTGGTCGGACAGATCGTCCAGATGATCGTGATGGTGTTCGTGCTGGCGATCTCTCGCTACCGGGAGTACGTCGCCGACAGCGACGCTGCAGCGGAGGTCGGCGGCGAACCGCTGGCCAGCGCGCTGGAGAAGATCTCGCGTGGGAGCGAGCGCGCCCAGGATTCCGCGATCGACGAGCAGGTCAGCGCACTGTGTATCTTCGGCGAGGAGCGCGGCCTGCTGGCCACGCTCTTTGCCTCGCACCCGCCCGTCGAGAAGCGCATCGAGCGGCTCCGCAACTGA
- a CDS encoding glycyl aminopeptidase, protein MGEVTRGVVAVLVVVVLSGSIAPAITVADSSAVETTVDTDVPASADRSGSPPKQLSAGVGQFGLGVGDTAGSDTGQQDDGTLGLTQRFQRLPERPGTVRVRLTYSVPARVVSMRAALPDGATFVSRQGFARDNETHFRWRATTQQPTLTYDYRINETIDRTGPQASDGRALYAGTGEWALFERPPTPTYWEATGGTPIVFDRGSSTAGPGAAGEWLVYLGEHELHERTAHGQRFRLVVPAAATLSEPPSAILDALADSSDALRVGDRDETVFLIAAPTGSVEWGVRGVQTGDTDAWVRDAETLDQPDNAWLHEYVHTRQAFTPTSRTAWFTEASASYYAALLSLEQESVAFEAFRDRLARGTHPVYDGVVLSNVSTWEGAPDYDRGSLVAGELDRRLRVATDRERTLQDVFREMNGQQRPVSQLDFLELLATTGGTSVLDEGQTYTETTASVETWNRTTHAAVFGQLPARVGYELPPAGDADGYRITGPYRNETVTDDTIQLVTGERLTVDTLVSNAGGTAGVYNVSMRVNGTVVDETSGRIEAGESTTAPLSHRFPTPGTYHVVVDGERINVTVQRPVRANVVSLDVEPTTAQQGDTVVLTATLYNGEPRPGEATVVFTRDSEEVGRRHVTMPAYNRTSIEREISLPRPGTVSLGAGTVPSVEVMVRPNRVRTMTATATPTATATSRGDGAGPGVVALVVALSVLWVALRRRLG, encoded by the coding sequence ATGGGCGAGGTGACGCGTGGTGTCGTCGCGGTGCTGGTCGTGGTGGTGCTCTCGGGGAGCATCGCCCCCGCGATCACCGTCGCCGACTCGTCCGCCGTCGAGACGACCGTCGACACCGACGTGCCGGCGTCGGCGGACCGATCGGGATCGCCGCCCAAGCAGCTGTCTGCCGGCGTCGGCCAGTTCGGTCTCGGCGTGGGCGACACCGCCGGCAGCGACACCGGCCAGCAGGACGACGGGACGCTGGGACTCACCCAGCGATTCCAGCGCCTGCCCGAGCGCCCCGGCACGGTTCGGGTCCGACTGACCTACAGCGTCCCCGCACGCGTCGTCTCCATGCGGGCCGCGCTTCCCGACGGAGCCACTTTCGTCTCCCGGCAGGGATTCGCCCGCGACAACGAGACCCACTTTCGCTGGCGTGCCACGACACAGCAGCCGACGCTGACCTACGACTACCGGATCAACGAGACCATCGACCGGACGGGGCCACAGGCGAGCGACGGCCGCGCGCTGTACGCGGGCACGGGCGAGTGGGCGCTGTTCGAACGCCCGCCGACGCCGACCTACTGGGAGGCGACTGGCGGGACGCCGATCGTGTTCGACCGCGGCTCGTCGACGGCTGGTCCCGGCGCGGCCGGGGAGTGGCTCGTCTACCTCGGCGAGCACGAACTGCACGAGCGGACCGCCCACGGCCAGCGGTTCCGGCTGGTCGTCCCGGCGGCCGCGACGCTGTCGGAGCCGCCGTCGGCGATCCTCGACGCGCTGGCCGACAGCTCCGACGCGTTGCGGGTCGGGGACCGCGACGAGACGGTGTTCCTGATCGCCGCGCCCACGGGCTCCGTCGAGTGGGGCGTCCGGGGCGTCCAGACCGGCGACACCGACGCCTGGGTCCGGGACGCCGAGACGCTCGACCAGCCGGACAACGCCTGGCTCCACGAGTACGTCCACACCCGGCAGGCGTTCACGCCCACGAGTCGGACGGCCTGGTTCACGGAGGCGTCGGCGTCGTACTACGCGGCGTTGCTCTCGCTCGAACAGGAGTCCGTGGCGTTCGAGGCGTTCCGTGACCGACTGGCCCGCGGGACCCATCCGGTCTACGATGGGGTCGTGCTCTCGAACGTCTCGACCTGGGAGGGTGCGCCCGACTACGACAGGGGCTCGCTCGTGGCCGGCGAACTGGACCGTCGCCTGCGCGTCGCGACCGACCGCGAGCGGACTCTGCAGGACGTGTTCCGTGAGATGAACGGCCAGCAGCGGCCGGTGTCACAGCTCGACTTCCTCGAACTGCTGGCGACGACCGGGGGAACGTCCGTGCTGGACGAGGGCCAGACCTACACCGAGACCACGGCGTCGGTCGAGACGTGGAATCGGACGACCCACGCCGCCGTCTTCGGCCAGCTCCCGGCACGGGTCGGATACGAGCTACCGCCGGCCGGCGACGCCGACGGCTACCGGATCACTGGCCCCTACCGAAACGAGACGGTCACGGACGACACGATCCAACTGGTGACCGGCGAGCGCCTGACCGTCGACACCCTCGTCAGCAACGCCGGGGGCACTGCGGGCGTGTACAACGTCTCGATGCGCGTCAACGGGACGGTCGTCGACGAGACGAGCGGACGGATCGAGGCCGGGGAATCGACGACGGCCCCGCTTTCCCACCGGTTCCCGACGCCGGGCACCTACCACGTCGTCGTCGACGGCGAGCGGATCAACGTCACCGTCCAGCGGCCGGTGAGGGCCAACGTCGTCAGCCTCGACGTCGAGCCCACGACCGCCCAACAGGGCGACACCGTCGTCCTGACCGCGACGCTGTACAACGGGGAGCCGCGACCGGGCGAGGCGACCGTCGTGTTCACCCGCGACTCCGAGGAGGTCGGTCGACGGCACGTGACGATGCCGGCCTACAACAGGACCTCCATCGAGCGGGAGATCTCTCTTCCCCGTCCGGGCACGGTGTCGCTCGGTGCCGGCACCGTCCCCTCCGTCGAGGTGATGGTCCGACCGAACCGCGTCCGGACGATGACCGCCACGGCGACCCCGACGGCGACGGCGACCAGCCGCGGTGACGGGGCGGGACCCGGTGTCGTCGCCCTCGTCGTGGCCCTGTCCGTGCTGTGGGTCGCTCTCCGCCGTCGACTGGGGTAG
- a CDS encoding metallophosphoesterase, whose amino-acid sequence MARYVISDHHFGHSNIIEYCDRPFTSVGEMDSALLDRHYETVDPDDLLVHLGDVAMDMRDGRETIEYFQQLGGDLLLQGNHDVGLDPAAAPFPVLDSCVLEHGDYRFYCTHRPEDVPDDWDNWVIHGHIHNNDPETHPFVAPAEQRVNVSCELLDFRPISLETLTGVLDAATTSLRDVAAAKALVEE is encoded by the coding sequence ATGGCCCGGTACGTCATCTCCGATCATCACTTCGGACACTCGAACATCATCGAGTACTGTGACCGGCCGTTCACGTCGGTCGGCGAGATGGACAGCGCGCTGCTCGATCGCCACTACGAGACGGTCGATCCCGACGACCTGCTCGTCCACCTCGGCGACGTGGCTATGGATATGCGGGACGGTCGAGAGACGATCGAGTACTTCCAACAGCTGGGCGGGGATCTCCTGTTGCAGGGCAACCACGACGTTGGGCTCGATCCCGCCGCGGCTCCGTTCCCGGTGCTCGACTCGTGTGTGCTCGAACACGGCGACTACCGATTCTACTGCACGCACCGCCCGGAGGACGTGCCCGACGACTGGGACAACTGGGTGATCCACGGCCACATCCACAACAACGACCCGGAGACCCACCCCTTCGTCGCACCCGCGGAACAGCGGGTCAACGTGAGCTGTGAGCTGCTGGACTTTCGCCCCATCTCGCTGGAGACGCTGACGGGAGTGCTGGACGCCGCGACGACCAGCCTCCGGGACGTGGCGGCAGCGAAGGCGCTGGTCGAGGAGTGA